From the Leptospira biflexa serovar Patoc strain 'Patoc 1 (Paris)' genome, one window contains:
- a CDS encoding right-handed parallel beta-helix repeat-containing protein has product MNRSFLFLLLITLFFQANCLYNPIVREVLELDGQGKKDEYLKYLPFFLGPSSIGARMTPTLGNLIRTDSQIHVVFNRSMDPESFSAILGSSLTTVWSDTFQSNDTVTLTGNHPLGIITFTMDAKDSNGNQMQTITGNYTVVSTNTNLYYVSVFGNDGNLGTTPTNPKQSILSAISGSVSPAAILVSAGEYPLTASLSLMEGISLYGGFSQDFLNRDLSASTTRIFDSRTGSDLIAIVAGPAVSVATYFDGFTVQSANDPATIQSTAFFCNGGSPIISRNRMLGGTASTGSGYSIGIRISGASPNIIDNYNIQAGDALDTFGIFIENSSSPTITNNTISGGSAAGSDHALYSGPQNNNPIISNNVISGKTGSISYGLNSSFPSNVTLTNNFINGGSGNLSIAIYNGAGNGTSRGNYSSNRLFTSGGTNRFCMYEAGITAPTYNSPISFNNNQLFDCPSGLYFDNNTPIFDFNTINGLTIGGALYTGNF; this is encoded by the coding sequence ATGAATCGCTCGTTCCTGTTCCTTTTATTGATCACTCTCTTTTTTCAAGCAAACTGTCTATACAATCCAATTGTTAGAGAAGTATTGGAACTTGATGGACAAGGAAAAAAAGATGAATATTTGAAATACCTTCCATTTTTCCTTGGTCCTTCTTCCATAGGAGCAAGAATGACTCCAACGCTTGGAAATCTCATCAGAACAGATTCTCAAATTCACGTTGTCTTTAATCGAAGTATGGATCCGGAAAGTTTTTCGGCGATTTTAGGCTCTTCCTTAACAACGGTTTGGTCCGATACATTCCAATCGAATGACACTGTGACTCTCACGGGAAACCATCCATTAGGAATCATCACCTTTACAATGGATGCTAAGGATTCGAATGGAAATCAAATGCAGACGATCACGGGAAATTACACAGTTGTATCCACAAACACAAATCTTTATTACGTTAGTGTATTTGGAAATGATGGAAATCTGGGAACAACTCCAACGAATCCAAAACAATCAATCTTATCTGCTATCAGTGGTTCCGTATCACCTGCTGCGATTCTTGTCTCTGCTGGAGAATATCCACTAACAGCAAGTTTGTCGTTAATGGAAGGAATCTCTCTTTACGGAGGGTTTAGTCAAGATTTTCTCAATCGGGATCTATCGGCGAGCACTACTCGTATATTTGATTCGAGAACAGGATCTGATTTGATTGCCATTGTTGCGGGTCCTGCAGTCAGTGTGGCAACCTATTTTGATGGTTTTACAGTCCAAAGTGCAAATGATCCTGCAACCATCCAAAGCACTGCCTTTTTTTGTAATGGAGGTTCGCCTATCATTTCGAGGAATCGGATGTTAGGTGGAACTGCTTCGACTGGTTCTGGGTATTCAATTGGAATTCGGATTTCTGGTGCTTCACCCAATATCATCGATAATTATAACATTCAAGCAGGGGATGCTCTCGATACATTTGGGATCTTCATCGAAAATTCTTCCTCTCCCACAATTACAAACAATACAATTTCGGGAGGATCGGCTGCTGGTTCTGATCATGCGTTGTATTCTGGTCCACAAAACAATAACCCTATCATTTCGAACAATGTCATTTCTGGAAAAACAGGAAGTATATCATATGGATTGAATTCGAGTTTTCCGTCTAACGTCACTTTAACGAACAATTTCATTAATGGAGGATCGGGAAATTTGAGTATCGCAATCTACAATGGGGCTGGAAACGGCACGAGCCGTGGAAATTATTCTTCCAACCGACTCTTCACATCCGGCGGAACAAATCGATTTTGTATGTACGAAGCAGGCATTACAGCTCCAACGTATAATAGTCCCATCAGTTTTAACAATAACCAGTTATTCGATTGCCCTTCTGGTTTGTATTTTGACAACAATACTCCGATCTTTGATTTCAATACAATCAATGGTCTTACCATTGGTGGAGCACTTTACACAGGCAATTTTTAA
- a CDS encoding DEAD/DEAH box helicase — protein MQKQIETFSDLKLDRYIQKAVAETGYTKPTPIQIQAIPLLLDNHDLLGCAQTGTGKTAAFALPMIHNLISTRAKPNPKQPRSLVLVPTRELAIQVHESFVLYGKYTQIRTAVIFGGVGQNPQAKAIASGLDVLIATPGRLVDLMNQNLVSLKNLEIFVLDEADRMLDMGFIHDIRKIISYLPKRRQNLFFSATMPPEIEKLANSILVEPIRIDVTPVSSTVELISQSVMYTELADKKNLLLHLFKDKNFKKTIIFTKTKHGANKISELLNKSGIKTDVIHGNKSQSARQRALEDFRSGKNRALVATDLAARGIDIDDITHVINYEIPYVPETYVHRIGRTARAGKNGIAIAIAEADERSLIKDIEKVIGISIPVDRDHPYHAARVESHTGKAPKLHGSGGGGNRGQRRPTQSGDSSSGRNRNSQQNSKQNSNRSQGQSEKRKPSDSGYKSEPKKSSPSAKKSPRAKKSRYR, from the coding sequence TTGCAAAAACAAATTGAAACATTTTCAGATCTGAAACTAGATCGATACATCCAAAAAGCAGTCGCTGAGACTGGTTATACAAAACCGACACCCATCCAAATCCAAGCCATTCCTTTACTTCTCGACAATCACGATCTGTTAGGTTGTGCTCAAACAGGAACCGGTAAAACCGCTGCTTTTGCTTTGCCGATGATCCATAATTTAATTTCCACGAGGGCAAAACCGAATCCAAAACAACCACGATCTCTTGTGTTAGTTCCCACTCGTGAGCTTGCCATTCAGGTCCATGAAAGTTTTGTTTTATATGGAAAATATACCCAAATTCGAACGGCAGTCATTTTTGGTGGTGTGGGACAAAATCCCCAAGCCAAGGCCATTGCAAGCGGATTGGATGTGCTCATTGCCACACCTGGTCGCCTGGTTGATTTGATGAACCAAAATTTGGTATCATTGAAAAATCTCGAAATATTTGTGTTAGATGAAGCAGATAGAATGTTGGATATGGGTTTTATCCATGACATTCGAAAAATCATTTCGTACTTGCCGAAGCGCAGACAGAATTTGTTTTTTTCTGCAACGATGCCACCTGAAATAGAAAAATTGGCAAACTCAATTTTGGTAGAACCAATTCGTATCGATGTAACACCTGTTTCGTCGACAGTCGAACTCATTTCACAATCTGTGATGTATACAGAACTAGCAGATAAAAAAAATCTTCTCCTTCATTTGTTTAAAGATAAAAATTTTAAAAAAACAATTATCTTTACCAAAACAAAACATGGAGCCAATAAAATTTCGGAACTCTTAAACAAAAGTGGAATCAAAACGGATGTCATTCACGGCAACAAAAGTCAATCTGCTAGACAAAGAGCCTTAGAAGATTTTCGTTCAGGAAAAAACAGAGCTCTTGTGGCAACTGATTTGGCTGCCAGAGGAATCGACATCGATGACATCACACATGTCATTAATTATGAAATTCCTTATGTTCCTGAAACCTATGTACACCGAATTGGACGTACAGCACGTGCAGGGAAAAATGGAATCGCCATTGCCATCGCAGAGGCAGACGAAAGATCACTGATCAAAGACATTGAAAAAGTGATTGGAATCTCGATCCCAGTGGATCGGGACCATCCTTACCATGCAGCGCGGGTGGAATCGCATACAGGCAAGGCTCCCAAACTCCATGGATCTGGAGGTGGCGGCAATCGAGGCCAAAGACGCCCTACGCAATCGGGAGATAGTTCTTCTGGCAGAAACAGAAACTCACAGCAGAACTCCAAACAAAACTCAAATAGGAGTCAAGGGCAATCGGAAAAAAGAAAACCAAGTGATTCAGGCTATAAGTCTGAGCCTAAAAAATCATCTCCTAGTGCAAAAAAATCACCGAGAGCCAAAAAGTCACGATATAGGTAG
- a CDS encoding GNAT family N-acetyltransferase, giving the protein MTIVEKVTFRILLPDDHENISQISNWYFEEWKIPIEKSVTKLNTVANDQSQFQVIMYLDSVPVATGGIYNHVGLLDLQPRFKIHKHWLGLVYTDPRLRRMGFGALLCEHLELLARNRGIPELFLFSDTAVALYKRLGWIELEEVAYGNRIVTVMKKGILE; this is encoded by the coding sequence ATGACCATTGTGGAAAAGGTAACGTTTCGAATTTTATTACCAGATGACCATGAAAACATTTCCCAAATCTCAAATTGGTATTTTGAAGAATGGAAAATCCCCATTGAAAAATCTGTAACAAAACTGAATACGGTCGCAAATGACCAGTCGCAATTTCAGGTGATCATGTATCTCGATTCCGTTCCTGTTGCAACCGGTGGGATATACAATCATGTCGGACTATTGGATCTACAGCCTCGATTTAAGATACATAAACACTGGTTAGGTTTGGTATATACGGATCCTAGATTGCGTAGGATGGGATTTGGTGCATTGCTTTGTGAGCATTTGGAATTGTTGGCGAGGAATCGAGGAATTCCAGAATTGTTTTTATTTTCTGATACGGCAGTTGCTTTATATAAACGACTCGGATGGATCGAATTGGAAGAGGTGGCTTATGGGAATCGAATTGTGACTGTGATGAAGAAGGGGATTTTGGAGTAA
- a CDS encoding PEGA domain-containing protein: MKHKISAFLLILGLLGNTFPLFSIDDYYNFPNQSYKGSVSFETNRTLCIFPFVGIKEDPTKEYLMKGIPSVLLSELRNLEYTYVEYPRKNIVYHSFGDNPVSTLQEKIDSESPNVKRKRKEINDERDLDDLRVGKKQVSPEKDPRYVKITIKQMWEKKPLSPDEAFGVATKLGCDYILSGTFEINDNSLKIKAFLFDDYEGKTFPFEHQTSVVRAYQEMGPLGESIRDKLQGKETTFVEVSANGEEGALVYLDGIYLGKTPLANKKFPIGKRSLFVFKEGFFPYKTDVLLEKGKKFQFDTKLSIKLSNSFISVTSNVESDVYLGIQYLGKTPISRVSIPSGMNRLRLSKEGYIDSFRGIDAKDGEETIIDIQMREGQTDVYYKNKQNVFLDHTYKDFTTYSIYGALLFYASYAYLNYASRQAYSGARSQVTLTDAFAINSFYQNHPDEFLFWYYTQNQIIDDAESKAKSLKRMAGTLPMENRKDRQLVAGPMVILMGLMLVSAATFYFLGLDQETLEIGYLPVNPAFVSQGQSAIEGYGYMQFHLRY, encoded by the coding sequence ATGAAACATAAAATTTCAGCTTTTTTGCTAATATTGGGCCTTCTCGGGAACACGTTTCCACTTTTTTCGATTGATGATTATTATAATTTTCCGAATCAATCTTATAAAGGAAGTGTCTCTTTTGAAACAAACAGAACATTGTGTATCTTCCCTTTTGTTGGAATCAAAGAAGATCCCACAAAAGAATATTTAATGAAGGGGATACCTTCCGTATTACTCTCTGAACTTCGTAATTTAGAATATACCTATGTAGAGTATCCTCGTAAAAATATAGTTTATCATTCATTTGGTGATAATCCTGTTTCCACATTACAAGAGAAAATTGATTCAGAATCGCCGAATGTAAAAAGGAAACGTAAAGAGATAAACGATGAACGGGATTTGGATGATCTAAGAGTAGGCAAAAAACAAGTTTCACCTGAAAAAGATCCACGTTATGTTAAAATCACAATCAAACAAATGTGGGAAAAAAAACCTTTGTCTCCTGATGAAGCATTTGGCGTCGCAACCAAGTTAGGTTGTGATTATATATTATCGGGAACATTTGAAATTAATGACAATTCTCTAAAAATCAAAGCATTTTTATTTGATGACTACGAAGGGAAAACGTTCCCATTTGAGCACCAAACATCAGTCGTAAGAGCATACCAAGAGATGGGACCACTTGGTGAATCGATCAGAGACAAGTTACAAGGAAAAGAAACTACATTCGTTGAAGTATCCGCAAATGGGGAAGAAGGTGCTCTTGTCTATTTGGATGGGATCTATTTAGGTAAAACTCCTCTTGCTAATAAAAAATTTCCAATCGGAAAACGATCGTTATTTGTTTTCAAAGAAGGCTTTTTTCCTTATAAAACAGATGTTTTGTTGGAAAAAGGGAAAAAGTTTCAATTTGATACAAAACTATCTATAAAATTAAGTAACTCTTTTATATCTGTCACTTCGAATGTTGAATCAGATGTCTATTTGGGGATTCAATATTTGGGCAAAACACCGATTAGCCGAGTTTCAATTCCTTCTGGAATGAATCGATTGCGATTATCGAAGGAAGGTTACATAGATTCTTTTCGTGGGATTGATGCAAAAGATGGTGAAGAAACAATTATAGATATTCAAATGCGAGAAGGACAAACAGACGTTTATTACAAAAATAAACAAAATGTATTTCTTGATCATACATACAAAGACTTCACTACGTATTCGATTTACGGTGCTTTGTTGTTTTATGCCAGTTATGCCTATTTGAATTATGCATCTCGTCAGGCATATTCTGGGGCAAGATCCCAGGTCACTTTGACAGATGCGTTTGCGATTAACTCTTTTTATCAGAATCATCCCGATGAGTTCTTGTTTTGGTATTATACACAAAATCAGATCATTGATGATGCAGAGTCAAAGGCAAAATCACTAAAACGAATGGCAGGTACGTTGCCAATGGAAAACCGAAAGGATCGGCAACTTGTCGCAGGTCCCATGGTGATTTTAATGGGTCTCATGTTAGTATCAGCCGCTACTTTTTATTTTTTAGGTTTAGACCAAGAGACATTAGAAATTGGTTATCTGCCCGTCAATCCGGCGTTTGTGAGTCAAGGGCAATCGGCAATAGAAGGTTATGGTTATATGCAGTTTCATTTACGTTATTAG
- a CDS encoding ABC transporter permease subunit: MLLNTIRILFFGTIVWGVLFLPVPSNVDLIHNNLPFFSEGYLFGTDRLGRNNLALFCYGSLSTILIVIPARIFTIIFSFLISTVSLIFPKRSDFFLSGFVSVSLSIPSLLSALIVISILPESPFSLLVAILVSDWAIVYETLTAKIREIQTSPYIAASLCFGAKPYQLIWLHYLLALKSMFQFLFFSGLPTVVMTTALFSYLGIQTSVGETGPGLGEQISFSKDYFDQSPFSVLLPIIAILTLVYSLGSRNQKYET, from the coding sequence GTGCTCCTTAATACCATTCGGATTTTATTTTTCGGAACGATCGTTTGGGGAGTTCTATTTTTACCAGTGCCTTCCAATGTAGATCTCATTCATAATAACTTACCTTTTTTTTCTGAAGGATATTTATTTGGAACAGATCGTTTGGGAAGAAATAATTTGGCACTTTTTTGTTACGGCTCTTTGTCTACCATTTTGATCGTCATACCCGCAAGAATATTCACCATCATTTTTTCGTTTTTGATTTCGACTGTATCGTTGATTTTCCCGAAACGATCTGATTTTTTCTTATCTGGATTTGTGTCTGTTTCACTCTCCATCCCTTCGTTATTGTCTGCCTTGATTGTCATCAGTATTCTGCCAGAAAGTCCGTTCTCATTACTAGTGGCAATCCTTGTATCGGATTGGGCAATTGTGTATGAAACATTAACAGCAAAAATTCGAGAGATCCAAACAAGTCCCTATATAGCTGCTTCTCTATGTTTTGGAGCAAAACCTTACCAACTCATATGGTTACATTATCTACTGGCGCTAAAAAGTATGTTCCAGTTTTTATTTTTTTCAGGGTTACCAACTGTCGTCATGACAACTGCGCTTTTTTCCTATTTAGGGATCCAAACATCAGTGGGAGAAACTGGGCCAGGTTTGGGGGAACAAATTTCATTTTCGAAAGATTATTTCGATCAGTCACCTTTTTCGGTTTTGCTTCCGATCATTGCTATTTTAACATTGGTGTATTCCTTGGGGTCTCGCAATCAAAAATATGAAACATAA
- a CDS encoding ABC transporter permease yields MKSEVFRFLYYLLLLSLVSSYVSEFHTKDKIYLYADSGISNLNSEQTGFLTSYINFWERLVLRSGGLTQNGESVYGHIGSRFFATFHLAIFSICFGAIFAFGLSLLSIYLRSSKLYNFVYFLSNFILSTPVFIVAILLLIVFFYKLEWFPPGGYEPGNTYFIVLPGIALGSRIFARLSLYLLPETQKESKSKYTLLLLTRSYPWSHIVGVEIFLKVLPVALILLILDFGSLLSGAMVVEEIFFFPGVGKSLYYSIKSMDTDLLSTLLMYSGVLFYILNRLGFHLQNYFSGEYHRAP; encoded by the coding sequence GTGAAGTCGGAAGTATTCCGTTTCCTTTATTATCTTTTGCTTTTATCACTTGTGAGTAGTTATGTATCCGAGTTTCATACCAAGGATAAAATATATCTATACGCAGATTCAGGAATTTCAAATTTAAATTCAGAACAAACTGGTTTTTTAACTTCTTATATCAATTTTTGGGAAAGATTGGTGTTACGATCAGGTGGTTTGACTCAAAATGGCGAATCAGTGTATGGACATATTGGAAGCCGTTTTTTTGCAACATTCCATCTAGCCATCTTTAGTATCTGTTTCGGCGCCATTTTTGCTTTTGGTTTGTCATTACTTTCGATTTACCTTCGTTCTAGTAAATTATATAATTTTGTCTATTTTTTATCCAATTTTATCTTATCCACTCCCGTTTTCATTGTCGCCATACTTTTGTTAATTGTCTTTTTCTATAAGTTAGAGTGGTTTCCTCCTGGTGGATACGAACCAGGAAATACTTACTTCATTGTACTTCCTGGTATTGCATTGGGATCCCGAATCTTTGCGAGATTGTCGCTCTACCTATTACCGGAAACACAAAAAGAGTCCAAATCCAAATATACTTTATTGCTTCTGACAAGATCTTATCCATGGAGTCATATCGTAGGAGTCGAAATTTTTCTAAAAGTATTACCGGTCGCTTTGATACTTTTGATATTGGATTTTGGATCATTGTTGTCTGGAGCAATGGTAGTCGAAGAAATTTTCTTTTTCCCTGGAGTAGGGAAGTCGTTATACTACTCTATCAAATCTATGGATACCGATTTATTATCTACATTACTTATGTATTCCGGTGTTCTTTTTTATATTTTAAATCGTCTTGGTTTCCATTTACAAAACTATTTTTCAGGGGAGTATCATCGTGCTCCTTAA
- a CDS encoding PTS sugar transporter subunit IIA has translation MNQLLEILDPKNIIFDFKASTKEDAIRKMISHMVATQTLDAVHEEETVSSLMNREKSMSTGIGSGVAIPHCSVHYVNELKCAMAISPNGIDFDALDHGLVQIFIMLIVPKNKFQDHIKTLALIAKTLNIPEEREKLIKAKNFEEIQKAFLSKS, from the coding sequence ATGAATCAACTTCTGGAGATTCTGGACCCTAAAAATATCATTTTCGACTTCAAAGCGTCAACTAAAGAAGATGCAATTCGGAAAATGATTTCTCATATGGTCGCCACACAAACATTAGATGCTGTGCATGAAGAAGAAACTGTTTCTTCTTTGATGAACCGTGAAAAATCAATGTCAACAGGTATTGGAAGTGGAGTTGCGATCCCACATTGTTCTGTACATTATGTGAACGAACTCAAGTGTGCAATGGCGATTTCCCCGAATGGAATTGATTTTGATGCCCTTGATCACGGACTCGTTCAAATATTTATCATGTTAATTGTTCCCAAAAACAAATTTCAAGATCACATTAAAACCTTGGCCTTAATCGCAAAAACCTTAAACATACCCGAAGAAAGAGAGAAACTCATCAAAGCCAAAAATTTCGAAGAAATCCAAAAGGCATTCCTCTCAAAAAGTTAA
- a CDS encoding ATP-binding protein encodes MLSHNGTKVLAPVNGVATLTPDQKFFQIKQDGSWSTSSVYHFQNYDFSSLTNAFDEGALASLDIQDMPLKDYFLKFKSNPSFRIVLSPFSRYQHLDFENMILGSMKEAYISFVELVKSIFPKVEVTNFFENPTLKFEHPNGIPEYFLHKQFDWNVVKAKKSLLSNEILYLGAETIYHILRKLYFGEPFTKRHLAVFLVDRKGRIDLEPRQFFLTNGQSLAFIPNNMDKRYKIASFDTVFDAIQPMDVNALGYFNIYEHYSITLYEKLPVARKEFSCIDCMECNHYCPTHANPFQLIKGKSEEFDKDKCVSCGICTVYCPAGIDIRKRIEEVV; translated from the coding sequence ATGCTTTCCCATAACGGAACTAAGGTGCTTGCTCCTGTTAATGGTGTGGCAACCCTAACTCCAGATCAAAAATTTTTTCAGATCAAACAAGATGGATCATGGTCAACAAGTTCCGTTTATCATTTTCAAAATTATGATTTTTCATCTTTAACGAATGCGTTTGATGAAGGCGCTTTGGCTTCCCTTGACATTCAAGATATGCCATTGAAAGATTATTTTTTAAAATTTAAATCAAATCCATCTTTTCGAATTGTATTATCCCCATTCTCTCGTTACCAACATCTAGATTTTGAAAACATGATCTTAGGTTCAATGAAAGAAGCTTATATAAGTTTTGTTGAATTAGTAAAATCCATTTTTCCAAAAGTTGAAGTCACAAATTTTTTTGAAAATCCAACGTTAAAGTTTGAACATCCCAATGGAATTCCAGAATATTTTTTGCACAAACAATTTGATTGGAATGTGGTTAAGGCAAAAAAATCTCTTTTATCAAACGAAATTTTGTATTTGGGTGCAGAAACGATTTATCATATATTGCGTAAGTTATATTTTGGTGAACCTTTCACCAAACGACACTTAGCTGTATTTTTGGTAGACAGAAAAGGTCGGATTGATTTGGAACCTCGACAGTTTTTTTTGACCAATGGTCAGTCGTTGGCTTTTATTCCAAATAATATGGACAAAAGATATAAAATTGCATCTTTTGATACTGTTTTTGACGCCATCCAACCTATGGATGTCAATGCGCTCGGATACTTTAATATATATGAACATTATTCGATTACATTATATGAAAAATTACCAGTAGCGCGAAAAGAATTCAGTTGTATTGATTGTATGGAATGTAATCATTACTGTCCTACGCACGCAAATCCGTTCCAATTGATTAAAGGAAAATCAGAAGAATTCGATAAAGATAAATGTGTGAGTTGTGGGATTTGTACTGTCTATTGTCCTGCAGGAATCGACATTCGGAAACGAATTGAAGAGGTTGTTTAA
- a CDS encoding cellulose synthase family protein, with translation MLTFLSISFLVLYGFDIVMLFYFGLHTYLMVFLYSRYKENCAEDESKILSIKDKNLPVVTVQLPIFNEFYVVDRLIESACNLQYPAKKLQIQVLDDSTDETVEKVAGLVSQYKKKGIWIEHVHRTNRKGHKAGALDEGMAKAKGDYIAIFDADFTPDSDFLLRTMGYFDDESIGMVQTRWGHINETYNVLTKAQSFGIDGHFMIEQVARNGSSLWMNFNGTAGIWRRSCIEDAGGWEHDTLTEDFDLSYRAELKGWKFRYIKDVVCKAEIPATMNAYKAQQFRWCKGSIQTAVKLIPRIWKSNESWKIKGEAITHLINYSVHPLMIINILLTAPLLLMEYWAGFKMEDLPMEILFGSAAFLSIGSMGPVIFYAYSQREIHKNWKSKLIYLPVLVMIGTGIAVMNTYAWMEAVFGIQSGFKRTPKLRIEKEGDSLQDKIKYVVPVDYRAFLEFFMGAYCLFCIYLSFMVGKPYMIGFMVLYSIGFFYVSYLSVAESFWKFKPSTKAEKELRAVA, from the coding sequence ATGCTAACGTTCTTATCTATATCCTTTTTGGTCCTCTATGGTTTCGACATTGTAATGTTATTTTACTTCGGTTTACACACTTACCTCATGGTGTTTTTGTATAGCCGATACAAAGAAAATTGCGCAGAGGATGAATCCAAAATCCTCTCGATCAAAGATAAAAATTTACCAGTTGTGACTGTGCAACTTCCGATTTTTAACGAATTTTATGTCGTAGATCGTTTGATTGAATCTGCATGCAATTTACAATACCCCGCAAAAAAACTCCAAATCCAAGTCCTAGACGATTCCACTGATGAAACCGTTGAAAAAGTAGCAGGACTTGTTTCCCAATACAAAAAAAAGGGAATTTGGATCGAACACGTACACAGAACCAATCGCAAAGGCCATAAAGCCGGTGCCTTGGATGAAGGTATGGCAAAAGCGAAAGGGGATTACATCGCCATCTTTGATGCTGATTTTACGCCGGATTCTGATTTTTTACTTCGAACGATGGGCTATTTTGATGATGAGTCGATTGGAATGGTCCAAACTCGTTGGGGCCACATCAACGAAACATATAATGTTCTCACAAAAGCGCAAAGTTTTGGTATCGATGGACACTTTATGATCGAACAAGTGGCTCGTAATGGTTCTAGTCTTTGGATGAACTTCAATGGGACTGCTGGGATCTGGAGAAGGTCTTGTATCGAAGATGCAGGTGGTTGGGAACACGACACTCTCACAGAAGATTTTGATCTATCCTACCGTGCCGAGCTAAAAGGTTGGAAATTCCGATACATCAAAGATGTGGTTTGTAAGGCTGAAATTCCGGCTACAATGAATGCCTACAAAGCCCAACAATTCCGTTGGTGCAAAGGTTCCATCCAAACAGCAGTGAAACTCATTCCTCGGATTTGGAAATCCAATGAATCTTGGAAAATCAAAGGTGAAGCCATCACTCACCTCATCAATTATTCGGTTCACCCACTCATGATCATCAACATCTTACTCACAGCTCCTCTCCTTCTTATGGAATACTGGGCTGGATTTAAGATGGAAGACCTCCCGATGGAAATTTTATTCGGATCCGCTGCCTTCCTTTCGATTGGTTCTATGGGACCGGTTATTTTCTATGCCTATTCCCAACGAGAAATCCACAAAAACTGGAAATCAAAACTCATTTACTTACCTGTTCTTGTGATGATAGGAACAGGAATCGCCGTCATGAATACATATGCTTGGATGGAAGCTGTTTTTGGCATCCAGTCAGGTTTCAAACGCACTCCCAAACTTCGCATTGAGAAAGAAGGGGATAGTTTACAGGACAAAATCAAATATGTGGTTCCCGTAGATTACCGCGCTTTCCTAGAATTCTTCATGGGAGCCTATTGTTTGTTTTGTATCTATTTATCCTTCATGGTGGGAAAACCATACATGATTGGATTTATGGTTCTCTATTCCATCGGATTTTTCTATGTCTCTTATCTTTCTGTCGCTGAATCGTTTTGGAAATTCAAACCATCGACCAAGGCAGAAAAGGAACTTCGTGCCGTCGCTTAA